The Myxococcales bacterium genome window below encodes:
- the arfB gene encoding aminoacyl-tRNA hydrolase has protein sequence MADLTITPSVVIPADELSLAFARSGGSGGQNVNKVSSKVELRWCPSTSRALTAADRAWLLTKLGGRLTTAGELIVVSERTRDQINNRADAEDKLVAIVRAALARPKPRRATKPSRGSKERRIKAKKGRGEIKSARGRVSAD, from the coding sequence ATGGCCGATCTGACCATCACCCCGAGCGTCGTCATCCCCGCCGACGAGCTCAGCCTCGCGTTCGCGCGCTCGGGTGGGTCGGGCGGCCAGAACGTCAACAAGGTGTCGTCGAAGGTCGAGCTGCGCTGGTGCCCGAGCACGTCGCGGGCGCTGACGGCGGCCGATCGCGCGTGGCTCCTGACCAAGCTCGGCGGGCGCCTCACCACCGCGGGCGAGCTGATCGTGGTCAGCGAGCGGACCCGCGATCAGATCAACAACCGCGCCGACGCCGAGGACAAGCTGGTGGCGATCGTGCGCGCGGCGCTGGCGCGGCCCAAGCCCCGGCGCGCGACCAAGCCGTCGCGCGGCAGCAAGGAGCGTCGGATCAAGGCCAAGAAGGGTCGCGGCGAGATCAAGAGCGCGCGCGGTCGCGTGAGCGCGGACTGA
- a CDS encoding HEAT repeat domain-containing protein — translation MQVEALVDGRAVHLDHGGSISTRMAVASTAVSDLGLELRAALLDETDVGVVRLAEMVKPARKSGAWRALLADPDIGAAALAAVARSAALGGDLEPRARVIVEDLLSALGQLRHEPARATLVRCWSTAQPELRLRAGHALIRFGDRAALEVVAGALDDDGNRRQLALQAIFTLDPATAWDRLAAAWAAPSQHGGVRLGATLQALMHDLNDDGRAHWGPSRRWFEADPRWLELCRAWTALPAPAERERWGPGRAQEIVELAAWLRKRQGA, via the coding sequence GTGCAGGTCGAAGCGCTGGTCGACGGCCGAGCCGTCCATCTCGATCACGGCGGCTCGATCTCGACCCGCATGGCGGTAGCATCGACCGCGGTGAGCGACCTTGGGCTGGAGCTCCGCGCGGCGCTGCTCGATGAGACCGACGTGGGCGTGGTGCGGCTCGCCGAGATGGTGAAGCCGGCCCGCAAGAGCGGTGCCTGGCGGGCGCTGCTCGCAGATCCGGACATCGGCGCAGCGGCCCTGGCGGCGGTCGCGCGCTCGGCCGCCCTCGGCGGCGATCTCGAGCCGCGCGCCCGGGTGATCGTCGAGGACCTGCTGTCGGCGCTCGGTCAGCTCCGGCACGAGCCAGCGCGCGCGACGCTGGTGCGCTGCTGGTCGACCGCGCAACCGGAGCTGCGGCTCCGCGCCGGCCACGCCCTGATCCGCTTCGGCGACCGCGCCGCCCTCGAGGTCGTCGCCGGCGCCCTCGACGACGACGGCAACCGGCGGCAGCTCGCGCTGCAGGCGATCTTCACGCTCGACCCGGCGACCGCGTGGGATCGGCTGGCGGCCGCGTGGGCCGCGCCGTCGCAGCACGGCGGCGTCCGGCTCGGCGCGACGCTGCAGGCGCTGATGCACGACCTGAACGACGACGGCCGCGCCCACTGGGGCCCGAGCCGCCGCTGGTTCGAGGCCGATCCGCGCTGGCTCGAGCTGTGTCGCGCGTGGACCGCGCTGCCCGCGCCCGCGGAGCGCGAGCGCTGGGGCCCAGGCCGCGCGCAGGAGATCGTCGAGCTGGCCGCGTGGTTGCGCAAGCGTCAGGGCGCGTGA
- a CDS encoding pyruvate kinase: protein MTTLAMLRDAIGGLERGLTEQAGAVEARLGAVAPDYVCSARNFVHYVGLRQHDLRALQLGLLGYGLSSLGRLEGHVLDAVGQVRQRLDDALTAPARAPAIADGPVGPTWDEAQRLLHAHTHALLGPRPPHRHVYVMVTAPSAAEVDAAWVERLLVAGMNLLRVNAAHEDEAAWLHIVTTARAVAATRQVPLRIAVDLPGPKLRTVMLTDGPRVVRWKPTRDELGQVTAPRVVALRPAVIGGAHADALDVPAPLWARLAVGDDLTLRDARGKRRTLRVIEHGERGGRAELRATAYVIPGTRVIARRRDRTRAEFVIADVPARRARLELATAQAFALVAEGVAAPAGLPTIGCTLPAALAALAVGHRVLFDDGHLEAVVTAVGPGHAVLRATYAPGGRFRLGGEKGINLPDTELDLPLCSADDERALAFAARHADLVDASFVRDADDVRELHRRLAALGAARVGVVLKIETTGAFARLPEIVLAALERAPVGVMIARGDLAIESGYQRLAELQEEILWLCEAAHVPVIWATQVLDQLARTGRPSRAEVTDAAMAVRAECVMLNKGPYVAEAAAALDDILRRMEQHQYKKRSLYRRLHLRLPAA from the coding sequence ATGACGACGCTGGCCATGCTGCGGGACGCGATCGGCGGGCTGGAGCGCGGACTGACGGAGCAGGCGGGCGCGGTCGAGGCGCGGCTGGGGGCGGTGGCGCCCGACTACGTGTGCAGCGCGCGGAACTTCGTCCACTACGTGGGGTTGCGGCAGCACGATCTGCGGGCGCTGCAGCTCGGCCTGCTCGGCTACGGGCTGTCGTCGCTGGGGCGGCTCGAGGGCCACGTGCTGGACGCGGTCGGGCAGGTGCGGCAGCGGCTCGACGACGCGCTGACCGCCCCGGCGCGCGCGCCCGCGATCGCGGACGGGCCGGTCGGGCCGACGTGGGACGAGGCGCAGCGCCTGTTGCACGCGCACACCCACGCGCTGCTCGGGCCGCGGCCGCCGCACCGCCACGTCTACGTCATGGTCACCGCGCCGTCGGCGGCCGAGGTCGACGCGGCCTGGGTCGAGCGGTTGCTGGTCGCGGGCATGAACCTGCTCCGGGTCAACGCCGCGCACGAGGACGAGGCGGCGTGGCTGCACATCGTCACGACCGCGCGCGCGGTCGCGGCCACGCGCCAGGTGCCGCTGCGGATCGCGGTCGATCTGCCGGGGCCGAAGCTGCGCACGGTGATGCTGACCGACGGCCCCCGGGTGGTGAGGTGGAAGCCGACCCGCGACGAGCTGGGGCAGGTCACGGCGCCGCGCGTGGTCGCGCTGCGGCCCGCGGTGATCGGCGGCGCCCACGCCGACGCGCTCGACGTGCCGGCGCCGCTGTGGGCGCGGCTCGCGGTCGGCGACGACCTCACCCTGCGCGACGCCCGCGGCAAGCGGCGCACGCTGCGCGTCATCGAGCACGGCGAGCGCGGCGGGCGCGCCGAGCTGCGCGCGACCGCCTACGTCATCCCCGGCACGCGCGTGATCGCGAGGCGGCGCGATCGCACCCGCGCCGAGTTCGTGATCGCCGACGTGCCGGCGCGGCGGGCGCGGCTCGAGCTCGCGACCGCACAGGCGTTCGCGCTGGTGGCCGAGGGCGTCGCGGCGCCAGCGGGGCTGCCCACGATCGGCTGCACGCTGCCCGCGGCGCTCGCGGCGCTCGCGGTCGGCCATCGGGTGCTGTTCGACGATGGCCACCTCGAGGCGGTCGTCACCGCGGTCGGCCCCGGCCACGCCGTGCTGCGCGCGACCTACGCGCCGGGCGGGCGGTTCCGGCTCGGCGGCGAGAAGGGCATCAACCTGCCCGACACCGAGCTCGACCTGCCGCTGTGCTCGGCCGACGACGAGCGCGCGCTGGCGTTCGCGGCCCGCCACGCCGACCTGGTCGACGCGTCGTTCGTGCGCGACGCCGACGACGTGCGCGAGCTGCACCGTCGCCTGGCGGCCCTGGGCGCGGCGCGGGTCGGCGTGGTCCTCAAGATCGAGACCACCGGCGCGTTCGCGCGCCTGCCCGAGATCGTGCTGGCGGCGCTCGAGCGCGCGCCCGTGGGCGTGATGATCGCGCGCGGCGATCTGGCGATCGAGAGCGGGTACCAGCGCCTGGCCGAGCTGCAGGAGGAGATCCTGTGGCTGTGCGAGGCCGCGCACGTGCCGGTGATCTGGGCCACCCAGGTGCTCGATCAGCTCGCGCGCACCGGGCGGCCGTCGCGGGCCGAGGTCACCGACGCGGCGATGGCGGTGCGGGCCGAGTGCGTGATGCTCAACAAGGGCCCGTACGTCGCCGAGGCGGCGGCCGCGCTCGACGACATCCTCCGGCGGATGGAGCAGCACCAGTACAAGAAGCGCAGCCTGTACCGCCGGCTGCACCTGCGCCTGCCGGCGGCGTGA
- a CDS encoding aldehyde dehydrogenase family protein, producing MIDFPTAAALPAHVAVDTRRWERQWLCAGEIRTWAGATEPVRSPVCVVDAAGALTPVDLGPVAMLDRAAALEALAAARTAWDHGRGPWPTMRIGERIERMQTFVAGMRAAREDLVRLLMWEIGKTRKDSETEVDRTVSYIDDTIAALKELDRDAARFTVTSGFVGQIRRSPLGVVLCMGPFNYPLNETFTTLIPALLMGNTIVSKLPRFGQLVHLPLLPAFRDAFPPGVVNVIQGDGATVIGPIMESGDVDCLAFIGSSRVANILKRQHPRPNRLRCITGLEAKNPAVILPSADLDLAVKECVSGALSFNGQRCTAIKLIFAHVDIADEFTARLAAAVDALPGGLPWEPVAVTPLPEPGKPAHLRALIDDALGHGAKVIGGGGGSLGTFFRPAVVYPVAPAARLYQEEQFGPVVPVTTFRELDEIDQFMRTSAYGQQVALFGQDPRELAALVDALVNSVCRINLNTQCRRGPDSFPFTGRKDSAEGTLSVTDALRAFTIRTVVATTATDANEDLVGEIVTRRLSSFLSTDFLF from the coding sequence ATGATCGACTTCCCGACCGCCGCCGCGCTGCCCGCCCACGTCGCCGTCGACACCCGCCGCTGGGAGCGGCAGTGGCTGTGCGCCGGCGAGATCCGGACCTGGGCCGGCGCCACCGAGCCGGTGCGCTCGCCGGTGTGCGTCGTCGACGCCGCCGGCGCGCTGACGCCGGTCGACCTGGGCCCGGTGGCGATGCTCGATCGCGCGGCCGCGCTCGAGGCGCTGGCGGCGGCGCGCACCGCCTGGGATCACGGCCGCGGGCCGTGGCCGACGATGCGGATCGGCGAGCGGATCGAGCGCATGCAGACCTTCGTCGCCGGCATGCGCGCCGCGCGCGAGGACCTGGTGCGGCTGTTGATGTGGGAGATCGGCAAGACCCGCAAGGACAGCGAGACCGAGGTCGATCGCACCGTCAGCTACATCGACGACACGATCGCCGCGCTCAAGGAGCTCGATCGTGACGCCGCGCGGTTCACGGTCACCAGCGGCTTCGTCGGGCAGATCCGCCGCTCGCCGCTGGGCGTGGTCCTGTGCATGGGCCCGTTCAACTACCCGCTCAACGAGACCTTCACGACGCTGATCCCGGCGCTCCTGATGGGCAACACGATCGTGTCGAAGCTGCCGCGGTTCGGCCAGCTCGTGCACCTGCCGCTCCTGCCGGCGTTCCGCGACGCGTTCCCGCCCGGCGTGGTCAACGTCATCCAGGGCGACGGCGCCACGGTGATCGGCCCGATCATGGAGAGCGGCGACGTCGACTGCCTGGCGTTCATCGGCAGCTCGCGGGTCGCGAACATCTTGAAGCGCCAGCACCCGCGGCCCAACCGCCTGCGCTGCATCACCGGGCTCGAGGCCAAGAACCCGGCGGTGATCCTGCCCTCGGCCGACCTCGACCTCGCGGTCAAGGAGTGCGTGAGCGGCGCGCTGTCGTTCAACGGCCAGCGCTGCACCGCGATCAAGCTGATCTTCGCCCACGTCGACATCGCCGACGAGTTCACCGCGCGCCTGGCCGCGGCGGTCGACGCGCTGCCGGGCGGGCTGCCGTGGGAGCCGGTCGCGGTGACGCCGCTGCCCGAGCCGGGCAAGCCCGCGCACCTGCGCGCGCTGATCGACGACGCGCTCGGCCACGGCGCCAAGGTGATCGGCGGCGGCGGCGGCAGCCTCGGCACGTTCTTCCGCCCGGCGGTGGTGTACCCGGTGGCGCCGGCGGCGCGGCTCTACCAGGAGGAGCAGTTCGGCCCGGTGGTCCCGGTCACGACCTTCCGCGAGCTCGACGAGATCGATCAGTTCATGCGCACCAGCGCGTACGGCCAGCAGGTCGCGCTGTTCGGGCAGGACCCGCGCGAGCTCGCGGCGCTGGTCGACGCGCTGGTCAACTCGGTGTGCCGGATCAACCTCAACACCCAGTGCCGGCGCGGCCCCGACAGCTTCCCGTTCACCGGCCGCAAGGACTCGGCCGAGGGCACGCTGTCGGTGACCGACGCCCTGCGCGCGTTCACGATCCGCACCGTCGTCGCCACGACCGCCACCGACGCCAACGAGGACCTCGTCGGCGAGATCGTCACGCGCCGGCTGTCGAGCTTCCTGTCGACCGACTTCCTGTTCTGA
- a CDS encoding Fic family protein gives MLRYKETEDIDARFVEVDRICQAWRARITAVNPSMRTEYLQRYRISLIHHDAALEGEVLSYSEIKAAIDPTIISDPSLIPAYDEIRRFNEACDWAAEFAANKKKPFKFDTLRDIYGILSPDEKAKGLPYRKENPLHRLYYHDIASPEKIAPALKKLAEWIDDPSGKQMHPIERIAGMHARFMAVFPWAKESGRTARVASNLLLIEAGYPTAVIHSIDRQRYYESLRGEASGLLSMYLEAVQTSAETELRLYEEAEKSTPRKRKRA, from the coding sequence ATGCTTAGGTACAAAGAGACCGAGGACATCGACGCTCGTTTCGTGGAGGTCGATCGGATCTGCCAGGCTTGGCGTGCCCGGATCACCGCGGTCAATCCGTCGATGCGCACCGAGTACCTGCAGCGGTACCGGATCTCGCTCATCCACCACGACGCCGCGCTCGAGGGCGAGGTGCTGTCGTACAGCGAGATCAAGGCGGCGATCGATCCGACCATCATCAGCGACCCGTCGCTGATCCCGGCCTACGACGAGATCCGTCGCTTCAACGAGGCGTGCGACTGGGCCGCCGAGTTCGCGGCCAACAAGAAGAAGCCCTTCAAGTTCGACACGCTGCGCGACATCTACGGCATCCTGTCGCCGGACGAGAAGGCCAAGGGGCTCCCCTATCGCAAGGAGAACCCGCTCCACCGGCTCTACTACCACGACATCGCATCGCCCGAAAAGATCGCCCCGGCGCTCAAGAAGCTCGCGGAGTGGATCGACGATCCGTCGGGCAAGCAGATGCACCCGATCGAGCGCATCGCGGGCATGCACGCGCGCTTCATGGCGGTGTTCCCGTGGGCCAAGGAGAGCGGGCGCACCGCGCGCGTCGCCTCGAACCTGCTCTTGATCGAGGCCGGTTACCCGACCGCGGTCATCCACTCGATCGATCGCCAGCGCTACTACGAGTCGCTGCGCGGCGAGGCCTCGGGCCTGCTGTCGATGTACCTCGAGGCGGTCCAGACCAGCGCCGAGACCGAGCTGCGCCTGTACGAAGAGGCGGAGAAGTCGACGCCGCGCAAGCGCAAGCGCGCGTAG
- the rsmH gene encoding 16S rRNA (cytosine(1402)-N(4))-methyltransferase RsmH, with translation MASPEHIPVLLADVVAQLAPRAGGTYVDGTFGRGGHARAVLEALGPAGRLIAIDRDPAAIAAATALAAADPRVTVVHGRFGAIPAHLAAIDVATVDGVLLDLGVSSPQLDDAARGFSFTREGPIDMRMDTSHGPTALELIRATPVGELAAILRDFGEERLNHRIARRLKDAERDGALTSTLALANTIAACFSGADLRKLHIHPATRTFQALRIAVNGELDELAEFLAVFPDLLAPGGRCAIISFHSLEDRLVKRRFRDLAWTSSLPPRFALEAGERVEAVCVPIERKARFANDDEADDNPRARSARLRTCERTTAPNLPSHR, from the coding sequence GTGGCCTCCCCCGAACACATCCCGGTCCTGCTCGCTGACGTGGTCGCCCAGCTCGCGCCCCGTGCCGGCGGCACCTACGTCGATGGGACCTTCGGCCGCGGGGGGCACGCCCGCGCCGTGCTCGAGGCGCTCGGTCCGGCAGGACGGCTGATCGCGATCGACCGCGACCCGGCCGCGATCGCCGCCGCGACCGCGCTGGCCGCCGCCGATCCGCGCGTGACCGTGGTCCACGGCCGGTTCGGCGCGATCCCTGCGCACCTCGCGGCGATCGACGTGGCCACGGTCGACGGCGTCCTGCTCGACCTCGGGGTGTCATCGCCGCAGCTCGACGACGCCGCGCGGGGCTTCTCGTTCACGCGCGAGGGCCCGATCGACATGCGCATGGACACCAGCCACGGGCCGACCGCGCTCGAGCTGATCCGCGCGACGCCGGTCGGCGAGCTGGCGGCGATCCTGCGCGACTTCGGCGAGGAGCGCCTCAACCACCGCATCGCCCGCCGGCTCAAGGACGCCGAGCGCGACGGCGCGCTGACCTCGACCCTGGCCCTGGCCAACACGATCGCGGCGTGCTTCTCGGGCGCCGATCTGCGCAAGCTGCACATCCACCCGGCGACGCGCACGTTCCAGGCGCTGCGCATCGCGGTCAACGGCGAGCTCGACGAGCTGGCCGAGTTCCTGGCGGTGTTCCCCGACCTGCTGGCGCCCGGCGGCCGCTGCGCGATCATCAGCTTCCACTCGCTCGAGGATCGCCTGGTCAAGCGGCGGTTCCGCGACCTGGCGTGGACCAGCTCGCTGCCGCCGCGGTTCGCGCTCGAGGCCGGGGAGCGGGTCGAGGCGGTGTGCGTGCCGATCGAGCGCAAGGCCCGGTTCGCCAACGACGACGAGGCCGACGACAACCCGCGCGCGCGGTCGGCGCGGCTGCGCACGTGCGAGCGGACGACCGCCCCCAACCTGCCGAGCCACCGATGA
- a CDS encoding cell division protein FtsL — translation MKPRLYALVRAVEPAPGDRKLVSAMVVIAALITALAIQRVQARHQVVQLGYQLSRVTDEVRHERELRRRLELERATLTSPERIRALATGLGMVPVPPDRIRVIAAPALAAAGATP, via the coding sequence ATGAAGCCCCGCCTGTACGCACTGGTCCGCGCGGTCGAGCCGGCCCCCGGCGACCGCAAGCTGGTGTCCGCGATGGTCGTGATCGCGGCGCTGATCACCGCGCTGGCGATCCAGCGGGTGCAGGCCCGGCACCAGGTCGTGCAGCTCGGCTACCAGCTGTCGCGGGTGACCGACGAGGTCCGCCACGAACGCGAGCTGCGGCGCCGGCTCGAGCTCGAGCGGGCCACGCTCACCAGCCCCGAGCGCATCCGCGCGCTAGCGACCGGGCTCGGCATGGTGCCGGTGCCGCCCGATCGCATCCGCGTGATCGCCGCGCCGGCCCTGGCCGCGGCGGGAGCGACGCCGTGA
- a CDS encoding transpeptidase family protein, which yields MTRASVQTPGVSRAARVRARTAAALMSALLLGVGYKAYGLQVEQGDKFREQALRQHVRNVEIPAPRGIILDTRGRPLAISADAESVWADPRAVVDVAGSAERVAAALALDVNVVEARLASRKRFAWIARHVTPEQAAAVKALKLAGIEVAHEPRRWYPERSSGGPVIGFAGLDGNGLDGLELQLEERLKGEKARFAALRDARGKTMMSEGVSEPTPGATVELTLDRSIQHIADEALAASVSANKAKSGVAVVLDVRTGAVLALASVPTYDPNDPAEAVRAKARNRAVTDVYEIGSVMKVFTVAAALDAGLTRADELWDVEGGAWMAPGGKRVTDVHHDQVLTTGGIIKRSSNVGATKIGLRLGRLRLYEALTRFGFGAKSGIDLPGEQRGRVRDGSTWRDVELVTMSWGYGLTVSPIQIAAAMAAIGNGGVYNPPRIVARVTGADGHLVYERPIERRPIMKPSTAAAMLPILASVFEPSHPGKRDGGTGANIKVPGFRAGGKTGTAHKYDPTTHRYAPHSYLSSFAGLVPIADPRIAVVVVVDDPSGGDYFGGTVAGPVFGQIASASLRYLGVPGDAPIEPPAATKGGKPAPPAAPELGDGDDEEAEAGLLDLAPFDESMLDVHAPAVTVPDFRGVGVARALALAGERGLAVELHGSGRCVTQSLPVGPAPAGATIALEFAARD from the coding sequence GTGACCCGCGCCAGCGTCCAGACCCCGGGCGTGTCGCGGGCGGCGCGGGTGCGCGCGCGCACGGCCGCGGCCCTGATGTCGGCGCTCCTGCTCGGCGTCGGCTACAAGGCCTACGGCCTCCAGGTGGAGCAGGGCGACAAGTTCCGCGAGCAGGCGCTGCGCCAGCACGTGCGCAACGTCGAGATCCCGGCGCCGCGCGGGATCATCCTCGACACCCGCGGCCGCCCGCTGGCGATCAGCGCCGACGCCGAGAGCGTCTGGGCCGACCCGCGCGCGGTGGTCGACGTGGCCGGCTCGGCCGAGCGGGTCGCGGCGGCGCTCGCGCTCGACGTCAACGTCGTCGAGGCCCGCCTGGCGTCGCGCAAGCGGTTCGCGTGGATCGCGCGCCACGTCACGCCCGAGCAGGCCGCGGCGGTCAAGGCGCTCAAGCTGGCCGGCATCGAGGTCGCGCACGAGCCGCGCCGCTGGTACCCCGAGCGCTCGTCGGGCGGCCCGGTGATCGGCTTCGCCGGGCTCGACGGCAACGGCCTCGACGGGCTCGAGCTGCAGCTCGAGGAGCGCCTGAAGGGCGAGAAGGCGCGGTTCGCCGCGCTGCGCGACGCTCGCGGCAAGACCATGATGAGCGAGGGCGTGTCCGAGCCGACGCCGGGCGCGACCGTCGAGCTGACCCTCGACCGCTCGATCCAGCACATCGCCGATGAGGCGCTCGCCGCGTCGGTCAGCGCCAACAAGGCCAAGTCGGGCGTCGCGGTCGTGCTCGACGTGCGCACCGGCGCGGTCCTGGCGCTGGCCAGCGTGCCGACCTACGACCCCAACGATCCGGCTGAGGCGGTGCGCGCCAAGGCCCGCAACCGCGCGGTCACCGACGTCTACGAGATCGGCTCGGTGATGAAGGTGTTCACGGTCGCCGCGGCGCTCGACGCCGGCCTGACCCGGGCCGACGAGCTGTGGGACGTCGAGGGCGGCGCGTGGATGGCGCCGGGCGGCAAGCGCGTCACCGACGTCCACCACGACCAGGTGCTGACCACCGGCGGCATCATCAAGCGCTCGTCCAACGTCGGCGCCACCAAGATCGGCCTGCGGCTGGGGCGGCTGCGGCTGTACGAGGCCCTCACGCGGTTCGGCTTCGGCGCGAAGTCGGGCATCGACCTGCCCGGCGAGCAGCGCGGGCGGGTGCGCGACGGCTCGACCTGGCGCGACGTCGAGCTGGTGACGATGTCCTGGGGCTACGGCCTGACGGTGTCGCCGATCCAGATCGCCGCCGCGATGGCGGCGATCGGCAACGGCGGCGTCTACAACCCGCCGCGGATCGTGGCGCGGGTCACCGGCGCCGACGGCCACCTCGTCTACGAGCGGCCGATCGAGCGCCGCCCGATCATGAAGCCGTCGACCGCGGCGGCGATGCTGCCGATCCTGGCGTCGGTGTTCGAGCCGTCGCACCCGGGCAAGCGCGACGGCGGCACCGGCGCCAACATCAAGGTCCCGGGGTTCCGGGCCGGCGGCAAGACCGGCACCGCGCACAAGTACGATCCGACGACCCATCGCTACGCGCCGCACAGCTACCTGTCGTCGTTCGCGGGCCTGGTGCCGATCGCCGACCCGCGCATCGCGGTCGTGGTCGTCGTCGACGATCCCTCGGGCGGCGACTACTTCGGCGGCACGGTCGCCGGCCCGGTGTTCGGTCAGATCGCCAGCGCGTCGCTGCGCTACCTGGGCGTGCCCGGCGACGCGCCGATCGAGCCGCCGGCCGCGACCAAGGGCGGCAAGCCCGCGCCGCCGGCCGCCCCGGAGCTCGGGGACGGCGACGACGAGGAGGCCGAGGCCGGGCTGCTCGATCTGGCGCCGTTCGACGAGTCGATGCTCGACGTCCACGCGCCCGCGGTGACGGTGCCGGACTTCCGCGGCGTCGGCGTGGCCCGGGCCCTGGCCCTGGCCGGCGAGCGCGGCCTCGCCGTCGAGCTCCACGGCTCGGGGCGGTGCGTCACCCAGTCGCTGCCGGTCGGGCCCGCGCCCGCCGGCGCGACGATCGCGCTCGAGTTCGCCGCCCGTGATTGA